The segment AGGGGTTCCTGCCGATAGCCATCAATCTGTGGCAGGACATGGAATCCGTGGTCAAGGTCTTCGCCCGCCAGTACACCTATCCCTTCCTTCGCGATGCGGGAACAGGGTGGAATGCCTACAAGATGAACAACTACATCCCGCTCAACTACGTCGTCGACACTGCCGGGTTGGTGGTGGGCAGCATGGAAGGCTATAACGAGGCGACCATCCTGAGCTGGATCAGCCCCTACCTAACCGGGGTCGAAGAGTCCCCGGCGGTGCAGCCGGTCGAATTCTCGGTGGTCGGGGCGAACCCGGTGGTCGGTCGAAGCGCGGTTCGGTTCAACCTGCCCAAGGCGACAAACGTCACTCTGCGCGTCTATTCGACGTCGGGCGCGCTGGTACGGACACTCACCAGCGGGCAGATGCCGGCGGGCGCGAATACGGTCAACTGGGATCTTCGTGACAACGCGGGCAGGCAGGTCGGCAACGGCCTGTACCTGTACGAGTTGAACGCGGGTTCGCAGGTTGCGCGAGCCAAGGTCTCGGTTCTGAACTAGCCGTCAGCGGTTCGACAGTGCAGAGCGAGGGCCCGTCCGGGCCCTCGCCTCTTCTTGCGCATGGCCCAACTTGACAGCCGGAGTCGGCTTTCTAGACTCTGTCCAGGTTACCATGTCATTACCCGTGCCGGACAACGGCACACAGGAGGTTTCGTATATGCGCAAGAACGTCATCGTTGTCGCGCTGCTGCTTGCCACTGCTGCTACGGTCTTCGCCTTTGACCGTTGCGTGGTGCTCGAGGAAGCGTATCAGGAAGGCTGAGGGTCCTGCGTTGCTGCCAGCAGTGTGCTGGACCAGATAGTAACAGCAAACCCAGGCCGGATCGCCCCGGTCGAGTGGCACATCAGCGCAAGCTATCCTCTCTTGTACAACGCCGAGGGCCGGGCCAAGTGGCGTCTCTACCCGCCACCCTACAATGGCGGTTACGCCACGCCGTGGCTCTGGGTCGATGGCAAGAACCGCGGCTACGTCTATTCGTCCTGGGAGAGCTACGTCTACGACCAATTGCTCGTCCCTTCCGATGTCAGCCTGACTCACGTCGGCACGACCTACAGTCCCGCCTCACGCAGCGGTCAAGTACAGGTTGAGTGCTACAACGCCGGCACGGTGCCCATCATCTCCGCCGCTTTGCAGGTGGTGATAACCGAGGACAGCTTGTACTACACGGGTCCGAACGGCGACCCCCTGCACAACCACGTCTGTCGCGACTACGTGCCGAGTCAGAGCGGCACCACGCTCACGCTCGGGCCCGGCGCAACCCAGACGGTGACGGTGTCGTACTCGCTGGACACTTCCTGGGTCGAGAGCAACGTGAAGCTGGTGGTCTATCTGCAGAACATGACCGTGCAGCCCGATTCGTCCATGCCCTGCTACCAGGGCCTGGCCGCAAACGTGCTCGATTTCATTCCCGGAGTCGAGGAGTCGAAACTCCTTGCTGCCCGTGACCTCAGGGTGTCGGTGAGCCCTAATCCCTGTCGCACCGGCTGCGAGTTCACTGTTTCCGGCGCCGCGGCTCGTGGAGCTCAGATAGCCTTGTACGCGCCGGACGGCCGGCGGGTCAGCAGCCTTCAGACGACTGCCAGCCGGGCATCGTGGAGTCGCGCCGGTGTCGCACGCGGGATCTACCTCTACCGAGTCAATGCCGGGACCGCAACCGCGGAGGGCAAGCTGGTCGTCACCGACTAGCGATTGCGGCGCAGCATCCTGGGCGGGCTTTCAGCCCGCCCTTCTGTTTTGCGCCAGAACCGCCGAACGGTACGTGATGTGCCTTGACAGCCGCCGGCGACACCCTAGACTGTTGTCATGCCCGCAAGCAATGACCTGTGCCGGGACGACGGCACACAGGAGGTGCTCGTACATGCGTAGCTCATTGTTGGCACTCGCAGTCCTGGTTATCATGCCCGCCGTGGCCATGGCGTGGCCGCAACCGGGGGACCCGGCGCCGAGCGTTATGCTGCCCGACACGGCACTCGTCCCGCACACGATCCCCGGGGACTACACCGGCCAGATCTTGCACCTCTTCTTCTGGAAGTCGGTCGACAGCACCTGCCTGGCTGAGATGCCGCGGTTGCAGGTCATGTACGCCGACTACGGCAGCCAGGGGTACATGCCCCTCGCCATAAACGTGCTGGAGGACATGGATTCTGTGGTCAAGGTCTATGCTCGTCAGTACACCTACGGCTTCCTTCTTGACGACGCCTCGGCCTGGATGGCATACAGGATGGGTGGTTACATACCGCTGAACTACGTCATCGACAACCTCGGCCTCGTTGTCAACAGCATGGAGGGATTCGATGAGTCAGCCATTCGCGCCTGGGTTGAGTCAGTGTTGCCCGGTGTAAGCGACTCGCACTCCCCGTCCCTGGAGTTCATCAGGGTCGGGGCAAACCCGGCCGTCGCAAGCAGCGCTGTCCGGCTCAACCTGCCCAGGGACGCTCACGTCAGCCTGCGCGTCTACTCGGCATCGGGTGCACTGGTGAAGACTCTGCGTAATGGAAGCATGCCGGCCGGGTCCAGTACGGTCACCTGGAATCTGCGTGACGAAAACGACAGGCGGGTTGCCAGTGGCCTTTACCTGTACGAACTCCATTCCGGTTTGCACGTGGCGCGCGCCAAGGTCACCCTTTTGAGATAGTACCGGCAGCTTCTTCGGACCGGGCTAGTGTGTACTGCTCCGTCACCAACTGGTCCAGTGTCCCTGCCTGCATCTCAGAGCCCAGATCGTACCGGCCTGCCACGCGTCACTATGACAGCAGCGCGGCGACCGATGCCACCAATACTGCGGCACTAACCACGACCAGCCAGTTGGCCGGCTTTCGTACCGGGCGAGCCTCTCTCTCCGAATGTCCTTCTATATTAAAATCCATATGTACCTCCGCCGGTGTTAGACCCCGCGGGAGGCGGTGGGATTCCGTTTCAGGCACCGGATGCAGCATTGACTGCCCGGGCCGCCGTTCTAGAATAAGACAATGAAGAACCAGGTACTTACGGCGCTGCTGCTGGTGCTGGCAGTCCAGGGAGGATGCGGCAGCAAGACATCCTCCAGGACAACCGTGACTCTCTGGCATGCCATGGGCGGGGAGTCGCAGAAGACCCTGAAGACCATGGTTGACCGGTTCGAGAGCACGCACGCTGACATCCACATAGAGCTGGTCGGGATGGGCAACTACGACGCGCTTTCCCAGAAGCTGATGGGCGCGGTCGCGGCGAAGAACCCGCCGGTGATTGCCCAGATGTATGAGAACTGGACGACACAATTGCATGCGGGCGGCGAGCTGGTCTACCTCGACAGCTTTGTTCACGGGCCCGGCGGCCTCAGCGCCGAGGAGCTGGCCGACATCTACCCGGCTCTGCTCGAGAGCAACACCTGGGACAGCAGGCTCCTGACCCTGCCGTTCAACAAGAGCGTGCCGGTCTACTACTACAGCGTCCCGATGTTCGCGGCGGTCGGCCATCCTGAGTTCCCGAAGACCTGGCCCGAGTTCAGGACTACCGCCAACCGGCTGACACGGCGCGACGCAGCCGGCAGGGTCGAGACGTGGGGTGCGGCCGGCGGGACCGACATCTGGATATTCGGTTCGATGCTGTTCCAGCGCGGGAGCCGGTTTCTCGAGCAGGAGGACGGAAAGCCGTTGTTCAACGGCAGCGAGGGAGTCGCGGCGCTCGAGTTCCAAGTTGACATGGTGCTCAAAGACAAGGTGCAGAACACCGACGTGGGCCGGACCCCGATGGACGACTTCCTGGTGGGCAGGATGGCGACGCTGACCGGCAGCTCGACCTGGCGCGCGCCGGTAGTGGACAAGGAATCATTCCCGGTCGGCATGGCGCCGATACCGACGTGGGGCAAACCGGCGGCCATCGTTTACGGCACGAACATCGGCATGTTCCGGCGGGCGACGCCGCAGCAGAAGGCCGCGGCCTGGACGTTCATAAAGTGGTTCACCAGCCCGGAGCAGCAGGTCGAGTGGTCGCTCGGCACCTGGTACGTGCCGATACACCGGCGTTGCCTCGATGATCCGAGAATGGTCGAGCGGCTGGCGAAGACGCCGGGGTTGAGAGAGGCGTATGCGCAGATGGACTGCGCCGTGTTTGAGCCGCGCGGGCTGAAGTGGCTGGCCGGCCGCAAGGCCCTGGTCGAGGAGCTCGAGCAGGCGATGCTCGGCGCTAAGTCGCCCAAGCAGGCGCTCGATGACGCGGCCGCGCGCTACTCCGGTAGCGCGCACTGACCAGTTGCCGATTCCTTCCCGGTGACGAAGGTCACCCTCACCCTTTCCCTCCCCCGCAAGGGGAGGGAATTGAAGAGAGGGGGCAGGGCACGGCATTGCCTGTATGGAGGTCACTGGTCATTGGGAAACAGGACTTGGGTGTCAACCGCCTGGGCCGTCAGTACCTGACTGAGTCAAGCACGAGGCCGCAGGCCGGCGCGGTCTGGAACGGCGGGAAGGGCTTGCCCGCGAGCGCGGCGCGGATGTCCTTCTGAGTGAGCCGGCCTGAACCGCAGGCTACCAGCGCGCCAACGATTCTCCTGACCATTTTGTAGAGGAAACGGTCGCCTTCGACGGTCACCAGGACTTCGTCGGCGGCTGGAACTACCCGGACATGACGAACATGGCAAGTTCCGTTCTCGTCCCGGGTCTGGCAGAACGCTCGGAAGTCACGCGCGCCCTCGAACAGGGAAGCGGCCCGGCGCATCTTCGCGACGTCCAGTTCAGTCCAGAACTCCCAGGCGAATCGTCGGCGCAGGGGAGACTTGCGGCGTACGATGTGGTAGACATAGGTCTTGCCTGTCGCGCTGTGCCGGGAATGGAACCCTGGTTGCGCCTCTTCGACGGATAAGACCAGGATGTCCTCGGGCAGGAAGTGGTTGACCGCCAGTTTCAGGCGGGCTAGGCTGAGCGGCGAGTCAATGTGGACGTTGGCGACATAGGCTCGGGCTGAAACGCCGGCATCGGTACGGCCGCATCCGTAGACAGTGGTCTTCTTCTGGATGATTCTGCCTATGGCAGACTCAATCTCGCCCTGCACGGTCTGATGACGGGGCTGGTACTGCCAGCCGGCGTACCTCGTACCGTCGAACTCGACGATGAGTTTCAGGTTTCTCATGGCCGGCCGGGCCGGAGGGTTGAGGGAGCGGGGAGGGCCCGGAAGGTCAGCGCGGGCGCTTCTTCAGGCACTTCATACAGAGCCGGGCATGGGGCACTACTTCAAGTCGGGCCTTGGGAACCGTCCCGCCGCAGGAGACACAGACGCCGTAGGTACCGGCAGCTATCCGCCGCAGTGCGTCTTCGATCTGGCGCAGGGTTTCGGTCTCGATCGTCTTGAAGCGAGAGGCCATTTCCCGCTGGTAGTTCTCAGTGCCCTGGTCCGCGGCATGACTACGGTGGGTGGAGAGGTCGCCGGTTACTTCCGGGCAGGCGGCGTCCATCACTTCATCCGTGATGCGGCCCTGTTTGAGCATCCGCTGTTTCTCGGCCAGCAGGGCCCTCTCGTACTTGTGCAGCTCGCGTTTGTTCATCACTCCCTCACTCTCTTGAGCGCCAGTTCGGCCGGTTCGCGGTTGATCTTTGTGCTCTTCCGGACGTCCGATTCGGGCGGCAATTCGTCGGTCACGACCACGGCCAGGGTCTCGCGCCGGATGTAGTCCTCGAACGCCTTGACGGCAGCGGTCAGACGCGGCGAGGCCAGGCAATGCAGCCGGATCCGGTCGGTGACCTCAAATCCTGCCGACTTGCGCAGGTTCTGTACCTTGTGGACGAGTTCGCGGGCAAAGCCTTCGTTCTCCAGCTCCGCCGTCAGCGTCGTGCAGATGCCGACCGCACGCTCCGGGCATTCCTCGACCGCATAGTCGGCCGGGAACGGCGCGTCCTTTTCGCCAAACAGGAGGTCGTGGACATTCAGCTCTTCCTTGATGGTTTCGGCATGGCGAAGGATAGCTTCCTTCTCGCCCGGTTCGTTTAGGCGGAGAAGAACCGCCTGCAGAGGCTGGCGCACCTTCAGCTTCGTCTTCTCACGTGCGGCACGGCCCAGTGACACCACCGCACGGACGACGCCCACCTCTTTCTCGAGGCACAAGTCGATGAGCGCTGCTTCCGGTTCCGGATAGGGGCAGAGGTGGACGGACTCAGCGACCCCGTTCTCGCCCGGCTGAACGAGGCTCTGGTATAGCTCCTCGGCCAGGAAAGGCATGAACGGAGCAATGGTCTTTGCCAGGGTGACGAGGCAGTCGTAGAGGGTGCGGTAGGCGGCCTGCTTGTCGGCGTCCGAAGCCGGCTTCCAGAACCGGCGCCGGCTGCGGCGCACATACCAGACCGACAGGTCGTCGATGAACTCCTCGACTGCGCGCGGGGCCGAGGACGGGTCGTAGTCGTCGAGCCGTTCACGCGTCAGTCTGACCAGGGAGTTGAGCCGCGAGAGGATCCAGCGGTCGAGCAGGCCGCGGGACATGACCGAAACGTCGGGCGCTTCGGATCGTGTTCCAAGGCCGGAGCCGGGAGTCCACTGGTCGATGTTGGCGTAGGTGACAAAGAAGCTGTAGACATTCCAGAGAGTGAGGAACTTGCGGCGTACCTCGTCACCGAGGTCGTAGCCGAAGTTCAGGTTCTGGACCGGGTTGTGGCGGCAGAAGACCCAGCGCATCACGTCCGCGCCCATCTTCTCGAAGGCCTCGTCGGTGTCGACGGCATTGCCCCAGGACTTATGCATCTCGCGGCCGTCGGCCCCTTTCATCAACGCGTATCCGAGGATGGTCCTGAACGGCGAGCGCTTCTCAAGCACCGTGCTCATCGTCAGGATGGCGTAGAACCAGTTGCGGAACTGGCCGGGGAAGCTCTCGGTGATGAACTCGGACGGGAACCATTCCTGCCAGTAGGCGTGGTTGGTCAGGTAGTGAATTGTCGAGAAGGGAACGATGCCCGCATCCAACCACGGGTTGCCTACGTCTTTGATGCGCGCCGCCGGTTTGCCGCACCTGCCGCATGCGACCCGGATTTCGTCCACCCAGGGGCGGTGGGGTGTGTTGCCATCGAACTGCTCCCAGCCGGCCACGGCTCTTGTCTTCAGCTCCTCCCGCGAGCCGATGACATCGAACCAGCCGCACTCGCAGCGGAAAATGGGCAGCGCCAGCCCCCAGTAGCGCTTCTTGGAGATGCACCAGTCGGACATGTTGGTCAGCCAGTCGAGCTCCCGGGCCAGGCCGAAGTCGGGGATCCACCGCACCTGTCGCGCCGATTCCTTTATCTCCTCGCGCAGTGAGTCCATGGATATGAACCACTCGTCCACCAGACGGAAGACGAGTTCCTGACCGCAGCGCCAGCAGACCGGGTAGCGGTGAGCGTAGTCCTCGACCTGGAAGAGAAGGCCTTTCTTCTCCAGGCTGTCGAACACGGGCCGGGCCGCCGACTGGGCATCCATTCCGCTCAGCCAGCCAAAGGCCTCGGTGAACGTCCCGTCCTCTTTCAGGGGCGCGATGACCGCGAGGCCATGCTCCTTGCCGAGCAGGAAGTCCTCCTTGCCGCAGCCCGGCGCGATATGGACGATGCCGGTGCCCTCGGCGGCGCTGACTTCGTCCCAGGGAATCACCCGGTGCTCCACGCCCTGCTGGGGAGCGAGTTCGTCAAACGGGCCGGTGTAGCGCAGGCCGACCAGCTTCCCGCCTTTGAGTTCTTCGATGACCTCCATCCCTTTGCCCAGGACGGGGAGGAGCGGCTTGGCCAGGATATAGACGTCACCGTCCTTGCGCGCGCGGACGTACTCGAGTTCGGGGTGGACGGCAGCGGCGACGTTGGACGTCAAGGTCCAGGGTGTTGTCGTCCAGACCAGCAGG is part of the candidate division WOR-3 bacterium genome and harbors:
- a CDS encoding ABC transporter substrate-binding protein; the encoded protein is MKNQVLTALLLVLAVQGGCGSKTSSRTTVTLWHAMGGESQKTLKTMVDRFESTHADIHIELVGMGNYDALSQKLMGAVAAKNPPVIAQMYENWTTQLHAGGELVYLDSFVHGPGGLSAEELADIYPALLESNTWDSRLLTLPFNKSVPVYYYSVPMFAAVGHPEFPKTWPEFRTTANRLTRRDAAGRVETWGAAGGTDIWIFGSMLFQRGSRFLEQEDGKPLFNGSEGVAALEFQVDMVLKDKVQNTDVGRTPMDDFLVGRMATLTGSSTWRAPVVDKESFPVGMAPIPTWGKPAAIVYGTNIGMFRRATPQQKAAAWTFIKWFTSPEQQVEWSLGTWYVPIHRRCLDDPRMVERLAKTPGLREAYAQMDCAVFEPRGLKWLAGRKALVEELEQAMLGAKSPKQALDDAAARYSGSAH
- the truA gene encoding tRNA pseudouridine(38-40) synthase TruA, which encodes MRNLKLIVEFDGTRYAGWQYQPRHQTVQGEIESAIGRIIQKKTTVYGCGRTDAGVSARAYVANVHIDSPLSLARLKLAVNHFLPEDILVLSVEEAQPGFHSRHSATGKTYVYHIVRRKSPLRRRFAWEFWTELDVAKMRRAASLFEGARDFRAFCQTRDENGTCHVRHVRVVPAADEVLVTVEGDRFLYKMVRRIVGALVACGSGRLTQKDIRAALAGKPFPPFQTAPACGLVLDSVRY
- a CDS encoding isoleucine--tRNA ligase; translation: MFTPVPRQPDHREIEPRILRFWEEHGIFGKLVSRNRGNPKFRFLDGPITANNPMGVHHAWGRTYKDLFQRYHAMLGHDQRYQNGFDCQGLWVEVEVEKELGFKSKRDIEKLGIDLFVEKCKERVLKYSRIQAAQSVRLGQWMDWENSYFTMSEENNYSIWHFLKRCHERGLVYEGTDVMPWCARCGTAISDQEIATEGYRELTHKAVFLRLRVTGSENEFLLVWTTTPWTLTSNVAAAVHPELEYVRARKDGDVYILAKPLLPVLGKGMEVIEELKGGKLVGLRYTGPFDELAPQQGVEHRVIPWDEVSAAEGTGIVHIAPGCGKEDFLLGKEHGLAVIAPLKEDGTFTEAFGWLSGMDAQSAARPVFDSLEKKGLLFQVEDYAHRYPVCWRCGQELVFRLVDEWFISMDSLREEIKESARQVRWIPDFGLARELDWLTNMSDWCISKKRYWGLALPIFRCECGWFDVIGSREELKTRAVAGWEQFDGNTPHRPWVDEIRVACGRCGKPAARIKDVGNPWLDAGIVPFSTIHYLTNHAYWQEWFPSEFITESFPGQFRNWFYAILTMSTVLEKRSPFRTILGYALMKGADGREMHKSWGNAVDTDEAFEKMGADVMRWVFCRHNPVQNLNFGYDLGDEVRRKFLTLWNVYSFFVTYANIDQWTPGSGLGTRSEAPDVSVMSRGLLDRWILSRLNSLVRLTRERLDDYDPSSAPRAVEEFIDDLSVWYVRRSRRRFWKPASDADKQAAYRTLYDCLVTLAKTIAPFMPFLAEELYQSLVQPGENGVAESVHLCPYPEPEAALIDLCLEKEVGVVRAVVSLGRAAREKTKLKVRQPLQAVLLRLNEPGEKEAILRHAETIKEELNVHDLLFGEKDAPFPADYAVEECPERAVGICTTLTAELENEGFARELVHKVQNLRKSAGFEVTDRIRLHCLASPRLTAAVKAFEDYIRRETLAVVVTDELPPESDVRKSTKINREPAELALKRVRE
- a CDS encoding T9SS type A sorting domain-containing protein, which translates into the protein MPRVQEMYNNYGSQGFLPIAINLWQDMESVVKVFARQYTYPFLRDAGTGWNAYKMNNYIPLNYVVDTAGLVVGSMEGYNEATILSWISPYLTGVEESPAVQPVEFSVVGANPVVGRSAVRFNLPKATNVTLRVYSTSGALVRTLTSGQMPAGANTVNWDLRDNAGRQVGNGLYLYELNAGSQVARAKVSVLN
- a CDS encoding Omp28-related outer membrane protein, with amino-acid sequence MLDQIVTANPGRIAPVEWHISASYPLLYNAEGRAKWRLYPPPYNGGYATPWLWVDGKNRGYVYSSWESYVYDQLLVPSDVSLTHVGTTYSPASRSGQVQVECYNAGTVPIISAALQVVITEDSLYYTGPNGDPLHNHVCRDYVPSQSGTTLTLGPGATQTVTVSYSLDTSWVESNVKLVVYLQNMTVQPDSSMPCYQGLAANVLDFIPGVEESKLLAARDLRVSVSPNPCRTGCEFTVSGAAARGAQIALYAPDGRRVSSLQTTASRASWSRAGVARGIYLYRVNAGTATAEGKLVVTD
- a CDS encoding TraR/DksA family transcriptional regulator — protein: MNKRELHKYERALLAEKQRMLKQGRITDEVMDAACPEVTGDLSTHRSHAADQGTENYQREMASRFKTIETETLRQIEDALRRIAAGTYGVCVSCGGTVPKARLEVVPHARLCMKCLKKRPR
- a CDS encoding redoxin domain-containing protein; translated protein: MPGPQPRRASWSSPTSDCGAASWAGFQPALLFCARTAERYVMCLDSRRRHPRLLSCPQAMTCAGTTAHRRCSYMRSSLLALAVLVIMPAVAMAWPQPGDPAPSVMLPDTALVPHTIPGDYTGQILHLFFWKSVDSTCLAEMPRLQVMYADYGSQGYMPLAINVLEDMDSVVKVYARQYTYGFLLDDASAWMAYRMGGYIPLNYVIDNLGLVVNSMEGFDESAIRAWVESVLPGVSDSHSPSLEFIRVGANPAVASSAVRLNLPRDAHVSLRVYSASGALVKTLRNGSMPAGSSTVTWNLRDENDRRVASGLYLYELHSGLHVARAKVTLLR